The nucleotide window ACCCCAGGGGATACCTGTTTTTGGTTCGGACCGAGCGAAGGTGATTAGCAAGCATACAACGTTGACCTTCCATCAGGTATACTACATCCCGAAGCCGCCTTGTGTCTATCGACCCTTGCGAAGGAACAGTCGGTACATCCATGAAGACAGGCTTGCAAGTGAACTTACCACAAAGAACCTCcccaaccaccaacaccttCACATTCGGCGCAAAAAACAAGACAAAAATAAAGGTAATCATCAACACCAGACTCGcaatcgtcgtcttcttgtACCCGATCCGATCAGCCGCCCATCCAGCAAAGATCAAGCCAAAAATCTCTCCGGCTCTTGCCCCGTTGGACAGACCCGACTGCCAAGCAGCAGAGACGGCGTACTTGCCCGTGGCCGGGTTGAGCTCGCCGAATTTCTTGTTGAAAACGGGGGAGGCGTATAAGCTCCCCAGGAGGGCGAGGTCGTAGCCCTCCATGATCAAGGTCGAAGAGAGTAGGACGGACCAGCCGATGGCTTTGGGGTAGAGCTGGATGGCGCGGAGGAGGGTCATTTCGTGCTCGGTGTCGGCGGCGTGTTTGGcttcgacgaggacgacgtcGTCTTGGATTTGGGCTTGGGggatggtggtagtggtagtggtgccCGCCTCTGTGGCCTCTTCAGGCGAAGAGGTAAGGGGTTTTTGGTCCGCCATTGCGGTGGTGAAAGAGTGCTGACCTCGGCCAAAAActatgaggaagatgattcAGGAGGAAGCGATGAAAGAATATCCAGGTCTGAAAAGAGCTTTTGaatggagaaaaagaaaagagaaaaaaagacggaAAGAATGGCAAACGGGGCCCGGAAATCATGCGCCTTTATTTGTGCAGACACAGACATCGTGGTCCAGTATCAAGGGGAGAAGATTCCCAAAAAGGGTCGAATAGACGGTGTTAGTGGTCTGCCCGTCGGTGGGTGGATCGTCATCGGCATTGCAATACATTGTCCCGAGAATCCAGGCCAGTCCAACCACGTTGCctgggaggaaggggggggggggggtagcTAGCCTCCGCCCTCCGTCCTTCGGGTGCGACAACCATGGTTGCTTTGTACCCAAAAATCTGACCAGAACAGACTGATGATACGTTTCCCGGGTCCGAAAAAGATCAATAGCTTCGCTCAACCTTAACCGTTACCATTTAGAATAGGGTGACATTCCATTCCACACATCATCACCCTGTCGAAAAGGGATCAGATATTCTGCGGCATAGTCTAGGGGTAGTCTGTCTAGACGGTCTGGTCACATCATGTGTATGTTCTTTGGTCCATTCCCCATCATTCCCCGCACCCCACGTTTGGGTGTAGTCGCTCAGGTTTACAAATCCGGGGTAAAGGGGATCTCGTTTTCCCTTGTCTCGCGTTTTGCCCCGGCACAATGGCACATGGCGATTTTCAGATGAGCCAGAGTGCTGGGCCGGTGTGAATGACTGTGAAAGAATGCCTCGAAACCAATAAAGTTAAAGGGAAAAAAGTCCAAGCCAGTGACGTCTGTGGATCTGTCAGAAAAAGGAATGAGGGTTGCATTGGAGACAAGGGTGTCGGAGTTTTTGGCCCTTTGATCATTTCAATTGACACTTTTTGGGCCGGAGGGTGGTTGAGCCAATGGGACTCTCGGGCTATGACTTCGCTACGTTAAGGATACTTGGCAAGTATCGTCAACAGCACGCTTAATCAGTCTCTTTGAGCAATGAATTGTTAGTGTCTACGTACCTCCGGACTTCCAAAAGCGGTACCAACAAAATATCACAAGCGACAAGGAGGTCGGAGATTGACAGACATCGATATCAAAGACAGTGGCAACCACAGTCCCAACACCAGGAAGTTCATTCAACCATACGAAGAGACGAACCGAGGTGATATCTTTACAGCACCTGAGCTCCGACTCCGATATGGACACTTCGAATTTTCTATCGAGTGGGATCCCAGCTAGCCGAAAGTCTGCTTTTGGTCCCGCTAATGAGGATTTTCTTACTCCTAGCATCTGATCCTTCATGCTCTTCGTGGATAAGTAcaatgtagaggtaggatcGTACCCCTCTCTCACGACGTTGTGTGACGATCGCACCAAAAATCTCCTCTCTTCAACCTTTCGTCTTCATCTGTACTCCAGTATTTGGGGTTCTATTCTCCTCAAGTAACTATCTCCATTACACACCCCTAGAGACTTCATCAACTTGAAACCTTCGTTCACTTACTTGGGCGTTCCTTGCTTCCACCAAACTTCATCTGTTTTGATCGATGACAAAAGCCTGATCTCAGTCTGTGACCAGATCGATTCAAGTATTAATATCGGGCCGAGGCTTacaaatattaaagtattggACTCAATTTACCTGAGCTCAAACCCTAATCCACCATGGGTTCCGTCAACAACGCCTCCCTATGCGTGGGCAAGACTCCCTGGTGGAAAGAAGCTGTCTTCTACCAAGTCTACCCAGCCAGCTTCAAAGACTCCAACAATGACGGCTGGGGTGACATTCCCGGCCTCATCGCCAAAATCGACTACCTCCACGACCTAGGCGTCGATTGCGTGTGGCTGTCTCCCATGTTCGAGTCTCCCCAAAAAGACATGGGCTACGACATCTCCGATTACCAAGCCGTCTACTCCCGCTATGGCACCCTCTCCGACGTCGACAACCTGATCGCCGCCTGCCACGTCCGCGGCATGAAGCTGATTCTTGACCTGGTCGTCAACCACACTTCCGACCAACACCCGTGGTTCCAAGAATCGCGCTCCTCCAAAACCAATCCCAAGCGCGACTGGTACATGTGGAAGCCGGCCCGCTACGACGCCAACGGGAACCGCATACCGCCCACCAACTGGCGCAGCTACTTTGCCGGTCCCACCTGGACCTGGGACGAGCTGACCCAAGAGTACTACCTGCACCTGTACGACAACTCCCAACCCGACCTGAACTGGGAAAACGAGGAGTGTCGCAAGGCCATCTACAACGAGGCCATGCGTTTCTGGCTCGATCGCGGTGTCGACGGCTTTCGTATCGACACCGTCAACAAGTACTCCAAGCGCACTGACTTCCCGGATGCGCCGGTCACCATGCCGGGCGAGACGGACCAGCCCGCCGCGGAAATGTGGTGCAACGGCCCGCGCATTCACGAGTTCATCCGCGAAATGAACGAGCAGGTGCTGGCGCCGTACAATGCCGTCTCGGTGGGCGAGCTGTCCAACACGCCGCTGCCGAGCCAGGTCCTGCCGTATGTCTCTGCTGCGGCCAAGGAACTGGATATGGTGTTTGAGTTTAGCACCATCCGCTTGGGCACGGGCGGGCCGTTTCATGGCAAGTATCTCTATAGAGAGTTTCCGCTGTCGGAGCTGAAAGCGTATGTGGCGACGTGGCAGCAGTGGCTGGAGGGTACGGATGGGTGGCACACGGTGTTTTGCGAGAATCATGATAACGGGCGGGCGGTGTCAAGGTTTGGAGATGATTCGACTGTGGAGTCGTGGGAGGCGAGCGCAAAGACTATTGCCTTGTGGCAGGCGACGCTGACGGGGACGATTTTCTTGTATCAGGGGCAGGAGATTGGTATGGTCAATATGCCGAAGGAGTGGCGGATTGAGCAGGAGTATAAGGATGTTGAGAGCTTGAACTTCTACAGAGAGGCCAAGGCGTTTGGGGATGCAGAGAGGAtaaggaagacggaggagggtcTGAGGATCCTGGCAAGAGATCACTCGAGGATACCGATGCAGTGGGATGCATCACCCAATGCGGGCTTCACTTCTGCTGGAGTGACGCCGTGGATGAGAGTGCATGATGGGTTCAAAGATCTGAATGTGGAGAAGCAGGAGGGAGATGATGAGTCGATCCTTGGGTTCTACAAGAAGATCCTGAAGTTGAGGAAGGAATACAGCGGGCTGTTCGTGCATGGTGCGTTCAGACCTTCACTGCAAGAGGACGAGACACTGTTTGTTTACGTCAAGGACGATCAAGGTTCGGAAGAGAGTGGTGTCCAGGCagacaagaggaggaaggcgtTAGTCGTCATGAATTTCTCTGGGCAGCCAGCTATTCTTCGGGAGCATAATCTCAACGTGGCAGCCACGCTGGGATGCAAACAAGGGGAGGAGCGGCTGTTAGTGACTActctgaagaagaaggatacgCCTAGAATGGAAGCTGGCGTTTTGGAGCCATGGGAAAGCAGAATGTATCTGAACTTTTAGGAGCAGATGAGCACCGTGTCGAGAAATCCAAGGTCCTTGCCTACCAACGAGATTCTTTATTCTGGTTCAGCGAAGTGATGTTGTGATGCAATGTCACCTCCACTTATTCATCTTTATGTATCAAATTACCTTCAAGCACTCACACCAGAAAAGGACCGAGATCAGCCGAACAGATCAAAGTCTTCTCACAGTCAACTGAGACCATTATATTGCTTAAGGGGCGTGTGGTCAGGATGGTCATTGCAAGGGAGTCGGCACCTGGGCTCAAGACGGCGGAGCCAAAGGTTCGGGATGGTTAATTCGGAAGAGAAACTtgggggaaagagggagggatgAGTTGATGAGGGATAAGAGTGGTCAGTGATGAGTATTctgaaggtgaagaagaaggatgtgAAATTTGAGAGTAGATTTAATGTATCAATGCTTGGTCCAAAAGACCGATGCGGGCAATGTTTGGaagatatagtagtattacaGTCTTTCGTACAATCTCGGGTGTGTCGCCAAACGTTGCGGTCTTCCTGGCCCAAATCCATGATCAGCAAATCCCAGACGTAGGACATAAAAGTACCCAACTTTTGTAATCTCCTCATCTCCCCATCACACTACAATCCTGAACCTGATCCGTTCCTCTCATTACCTTCCTTATCCCAACACCAGACCATCTTCATCAACAAACAAAATAATTTCCCGCCACCACATCCCCTAATCCCAACATCTTCTCGAAACCCTCCTGGTCCCATCTCACCCTCTTTGCTAATCCCacatcctccccttcttctcctccctcattATTATTTAGCCCCAAAACCTCTCTCACTTTCTGCCCCGTCACACCCTCCGGTTGCTCCCAACACAAGAAAACATAGCGATGGGGACTACTCACCCCCGGCGGTTTCGGTCCCATGTACCCTACCACCGGCTTCGTCCTCCTTTCCCCCCTTGTAGGGTGACTTATCCCGTCACTTCCCcgggcctcctcctcctcatccgccGTTAGATAGATATACCCCTCATCGGCATCCAACTCCTCCGTCACCAACCTCAGATCTGCTTCGAGGGAATGCAAAATCGGTGCCAAGACAGGAAAACTTGGGAACGGCGGGTCGAGATCGAGACAGATGACCATGTAATGAGGAATTTGGCCAGCGGCGTTGTTGGCTTCTGAACCTCTCCTAGAATGgccagaagaagagggagaagagtgGTGGCTAGAGACGGGGCTGAGGTCGCAGTTGGGTAAAGTAATGTTGGAGAGAGCGGTGGCGGAGATGGAGTAAGAGGGGGGCAGGGCGGCAGCGTCTTTGGTGAGGGGTGTGCCTGGAGTGGAGACGGtggtgggagagggggagCCGGGGAAGTGGATCCGGAGGGAAGCGCGGGCTGGTCGGGAGGGGTTGCTGGCTTTGGCGAGgacggagagggaggagaggagggtggtTATTGACGAGGCTTGTTTCGGCATAGTGGTTGATGGTTCTGGATTTTGGTTGAGTTGttgattaggtaggtacctctaggcgtTCTTGGTGTTTTTctgtcgtggtggtggtggtggtgatggtgattgtTTGTGTGGGTTGGGGAATGCTGGACCGATGATGTAATCGATGGAGATGAATTACTCAGATCTGCTGTATGATGTTGAATGTTTTCAATATGCCAAGCCCCTTGTCAGGTGTTATGGACTGGGTTGAAATGTCATTTGTTGGAGATATCACCGGCCGAGGTCGATCAATGCTCGCAGTGTTGGTGATCAGAGATGGCAAAGAGTAGTAGATAGTTTAGAGCGGAATTGAGGAGTGGGAGAGAGTGTTCAGTCTGTTATCATGAGCCTTGACACTGGAAAGGCTTTGATATTTGAGTGaggtgctgatgctgataCCTGGTGGGACAAGCTACCGAGAAATTCCGCGTTCCCTCGGGCTTTCTCTCCCCCCCTTCAAATCATCGTCGAAGAGGCAACCGTATGGAAGGAATGATACAATATGGGGTGACAATGATTGACTTGTTAGTTACGGGTATGCACATATAGAGGAGAACCGCCAGCGGGCAACGGCTACCCCATACTACCCCATACCCCATACCCCGCTCGCTTTCTTCCTCGCTTCTTGGGGTATTTTCTTTTGTCTAGCCATCTGGGGAATGTCGGTCTGATCTGGAGATGGTAGTGTACCTAGCTTGACATTTGAAAGTCTAGTTCAGTCCAGCCGTCGGCCCCGGCGTTTCCATGTTACGTTTGTGGGGTTGTCGGTGTTTTCGTCGATTCGACCATCAACGGCTCGGCAAAGGCTGGGCAACCTAAGCTGGGGTAAAGCGGCTGGTTGGATTGGAGTTTGGGGACGGAAGCAGAGCGAGGGgaaggaaaaaggagaaaggaggaTCGGGAAGGGGTGCATCAGGTGACGTTGGATCCACGTAACGGTAACTGCAGCTTGCAATATCCGATCGAGGAATTTGTCGCGTGGTCCCGCGGGAGGTGTGTGTCGGTCTGAATAAGAATCGTCTGTTTTCTTCGCTCCTTTCCGCCGGAGAGTGTGTCTGCTGACGATAGTGGTTCGGTGTTTTTTTCGTCGTTACCGATCAACCGCTCGTTGTAGTTGGAAGGCTAAATTGTGATGGGGATTACAATACTTGAGAAACATATTAGCCGGAGTCCATTAGATATTTTTTCCGTCCAGGAACCGCCTCGAGTTTGGGTTCAAAGGTGTAATGAAGACGCTTGGATGCGTCAAAGAGTATATCCGAGATGTAATGTACTGACCGTGGCGTGTTTGGTGTATTTTTGGTGACCATTCGTTCGCCTATTTAGTGAAAAGTCTTTACATCAATGCAACGGAATGTCCCTTGAGCCGCGGGCCAGATGGGACCAGAGCGGGCTAGAGGTGCGTTAGGCGGTTAGTCCAGACACTAACGAGAATACTTGGGGCTTTTCTGAGGGAACGGCCAAAGAACTGTACTTTCAGTTACTGCATGTGCAGTTTTCTGCCCAAGCCACTACCATCTCCCTGCCATCAAGATACCTACTGCAGGTAC belongs to Neurospora crassa OR74A linkage group IV, whole genome shotgun sequence and includes:
- the gh13-4 gene encoding alpha-glucosidase → MGSVNNASLCVGKTPWWKEAVFYQVYPASFKDSNNDGWGDIPGLIAKIDYLHDLGVDCVWLSPMFESPQKDMGYDISDYQAVYSRYGTLSDVDNLIAACHVRGMKLILDLVVNHTSDQHPWFQESRSSKTNPKRDWYMWKPARYDANGNRIPPTNWRSYFAGPTWTWDELTQEYYLHLYDNSQPDLNWENEECRKAIYNEAMRFWLDRGVDGFRIDTVNKYSKRTDFPDAPVTMPGETDQPAAEMWCNGPRIHEFIREMNEQVLAPYNAVSVGELSNTPLPSQVLPYVSAAAKELDMVFEFSTIRLGTGGPFHGKYLYREFPLSELKAYVATWQQWLEGTDGWHTVFCENHDNGRAVSRFGDDSTVESWEASAKTIALWQATLTGTIFLYQGQEIGMVNMPKEWRIEQEYKDVESLNFYREAKAFGDAERIRKTEEGLRILARDHSRIPMQWDASPNAGFTSAGVTPWMRVHDGFKDLNVEKQEGDDESILGFYKKILKLRKEYSGLFVHGAFRPSLQEDETLFVYVKDDQGSEESGVQADKRRKALVVMNFSGQPAILREHNLNVAATLGCKQGEERLLVTTLKKKDTPRMEAGVLEPWESRMYLNF
- a CDS encoding protease inhibitor, which codes for MPKQASSITTLLSSLSVLAKASNPSRPARASLRIHFPGSPSPTTVSTPGTPLTKDAAALPPSYSISATALSNITLPNCDLSPVSSHHSSPSSSGHSRRGSEANNAAGQIPHYMVICLDLDPPFPSFPVLAPILHSLEADLRLVTEELDADEGYIYLTADEEEEARGSDGISHPTRGERRTKPVVGYMGPKPPGVSSPHRYVFLCWEQPEGVTGQKVREVLGLNNNEGGEEGEDVGLAKRVRWDQEGFEKMLGLGDVVAGNYFVC